In Hymenobacter volaticus, the genomic window CGAATTATCTGCTAGCTGGCAACGTGGCCATGGCTGTGATGCTGCTGTTCACGGGCGCTGCGCATTTTACCCTCACCAAAGGCATGACGCTAATGCTGCCCGAGTGGCTACCCGGCCGCAAAGCATGGGTGTACTTCACGGGTATTGTGGAATTGGTGGCGGCTGCGGGGCTACTGGTGCCGGCCTCGCGCCTGTTGGTCGGGTGGTCGTTGATTGTGTTTTTCGGGTTGGTGTTGCCCGGCAACATTCACGCGGCTTTGCACCACATCAACTACCAAACGGGTACCACCGATGGCCCCGGTCCGCGCTACCTCTGGTTCCGGATTCCGCTGCAACTGTTGTTCATCGTCTGGACCTGGTATTTTAGCGTGTATCTGCCTGCGGCTCCTACTTTCGCGGGTCTTTCTCACTAGCCTTAGCCGCGTGACTTCTCCTGCCTCCCCTACCGCAATGCCCTTAGTCGTGCTAGGTAGCGCCCGCCAAGCCGGCGACACGCAACACTTGGTGGAGCGGGTGCTAGCCGACATTCCGCACACGCTCGTTAACCTGCTCGATTGGCCTGTAGCGCCCTACAACTACCAAAACGACTATCCGAGCGACGACACTTTTCCGCAGTTGGCAGAGCTCATGATTGGGCACCAGGTCTTGGTGTTTGCAACGCCAGTCTACTGGTACAGCATGAGCGGGGTGATGAAGCAGTTCTTCGACCGGTTTACGAATCTCACTGACATCCACAAACAGCTAGGCCGCCAGCTAGCCGGCAAGCACGCGTTTCTGCTCGCCGTTGGCTCCGACAAAGAGTTGCCGGAGGGTTTTGAGGTGCCGTTTCGGCGGACCGTGGAGTACTTCAAGATGACGTTTAGCGGTACTTTGTACCAGTCGCTCAAGCAGCCTTTTCCCGAGGAAACGGCCCACCAGTTTGCGCAGCAACTCCGCGACTTGCGCTAAACAACACGCCTTCACCTTCCCAACTCGCCGCCCTGCATGACCGTTCTGATTCTCGAAGACGAATACCCCGCTGCTGAGCGCCTACAACGGTTGCTGCTGGAAGCCGCGCCGGAGGCGCAGGTACTCGCCTCACTCGACAGCGTAGCCAGCGCACTAGCCTGGCTAGCTGCCCATCCCGCCCCGGACTTGATCTTGTCTGATATTCAGCTGGCCGATGGCTTGAGCCTGGAGGTGTTCGAGCAAACGCTCGTGCGGAGCCCCGTCATCTTCACTACCGCTTACGATGCCTATGCCATTCGGGCTTTCAAGGCCAACAGCGTCGATTATCTGCTGAAACCGGTGAAGCTGACCGAATTGCAAGTCGCCCTCACCAAGCTGCGGGAGTGGCGGAGCCCCGCGGCTTCGCCGCAAGCCGCAGGCATAGCCGACGATACCGCCCGCCGCCTCGAACGCCTCCTCGACAGCCTCCCCCGCCCCGACCGGCAGTATAAAACCCGCTTCCTAGTTCGGAGCGGTGAGCAGTTGCTGCCCCTAGCCGTTGAGCAGATAGCGTGGTTTCAGAGCCGACACGAAAATACCACCCTCGTTGCCACCGACGGCCGCCGCTTCGTGGTCGACTATACGCTGGAACAACTGGAAAGCCTGCTCGACCCGCGGCAGTTCTTTCGCCTCAACCGCCAGTTTATTGCTCAGCTCGCGGCCGTGCAACGCTTGCACTCCCATTTCAACGGCAAGCTGCTGCTCGATTTGCAGCCCGCGCCCACCGAGGAAGTACTGGTGAGTCGGGAAAAAGCCAATGCAGTTAAGCAGTGGCTGGAAGGCTAGCTACCCGTGCCGTTGACTGCTGCATGGGCCAGAAACCAGGCCAGTCCGCCCCCAGCCACTACGCCAGCCACGATACCAGCCACTAGCTCCGGCAACGTATGACGCCGCAACACCAGCCGCGAGGCCGCTACTACTGCTGCCAGCAGCAAAGCCGACACGCCCCACTTAGAATACAAGTGCAACACCACGCAGGCCAGAAAAAATGACAATGCCGCGTGCAGCGAGATTTTCAGCCAGAAATTGACTGCGTAGCAAGTCAGCAGTAGCAGCCAGGCCGCCAGCAGGCCATACCGGAATAGCCCCGCCTGTTGCCAAAACAGAACGCCAGTGGCCAGCCCCAGCAACAGGAGCAGCACTGGATAAAACGACCGACGCTGCTCCTGTTGCGATATATCGAAGTTGGAGTAGGCGCCGCGATACGTTTGGCGGAAACTCCAGATGCCGATGAGTGCCGCCATGGTGGCTACGCTGCCAAGGCTCCATCTGGCCGTTGGGTCGTCGTCAAGCTTTTGCCAAGCCATGAAACTCACAAACGCAGTGCTTGTAAGCAGTGGGTGCCCCAACCAGGAAATTACCGCCGCCAAACGGCGCACGGGTGCAGAAATCATCATGCAGTTCTTATCTGTCCAGCCAGGCCTTGAAAGCGGCCACTTTTTCGCGGCTTACCAGCACGGTTTCACCCTCGGGGGCGGTGGGCTTGAGGATGGTTTGGAGACGAGAATTGGTGTAGTGAATGATGTCGTGGATGGCGTCGGCGTGGGCTAAGTAGGCGCGGTTGAGTCGAAAGAATTCGGTGGGGTCGAGCATCTGCTCTAGCTGTTCCAACGTGTAATCGACCACGAAGCGGCGGCCCTCCCGGGTGTGCAGCAGCGTGACCTTCTCCAAGCTGGCGAAGTAGGCAATTTGCTCTACCGGAATGGCTTTCAGATGCTCACCGACCCGCACCACGAAGCGCGACTTATACTCTTTGGCGGGTTGCGCTTGTTGCAGCACCCGGGCCAGCAGCGCCGCATCGAAGGTGGGCGTGGCGGCTTCGCGCAGTTGCTGTAGTTTGGTGAGAGCAGCCGTTAGTTCTTCCGGGTCGATGGGCTTGAGCAAGTAGTCTACGCTGTTCACTTTGAAAGCCCGTAGCGCATACTTGTCGTAGGCTGTGGTGAAGACAACGGGAATGCGAATTTCCAACCGCTCGAACAGCTCGAAGCTGAGTCCGTCGGCCAAATGAATGTCCAGGAACAGCACGTCGGGCGCGGGCCGCAGGGTTTGGAGGAGTGCTTCTGCTTCTGCTACCGACTCGGCGGTGCCTACCACTTCCACGCGCAATGCCTGCTTTTTCAACAGTTCAGCTAAACGGCGAGCGGCCAGCGGTTCGTCTTCAACAATCAGAGCGCGCATTTCTTGATTTCTTGTTGCTAGGTAAATAAGTGACTGGTGTGCGCAAGCTAGCCTATGGCTGGCAAGAAACGCAGGCGCATGAAAGCTATTTAAGGCACCGCGCCGGCTGCTGACACCGCCAACCAACTAGGAATATCAGCAATTAAAGAGCAGAAACTTCGAGCAGGGGGAGCGTCACGGTGAATTCGGTTTCGGTTTTCGTTACCGTCACGGGCCGCGAGGTCAGGAAGGCGTAGCGGGCGGAAAGGTTGGGCAAGCCCAGGCCCGTCGATTCCTCGTCGGGGACGCGGCGGTAGCGCAGGGCGTTGCGCACCACGAGTTGGCGGGCAGCCGCATCCAACGTGATATGAATGTAGAGAGGCTGCTTCTGGCTGGTGGCATTGTGTTTGAGGGCGTTTTCGAGGAGCAACTGCACGGCCAGCGGCGGCACGAGTAGTTCTTCTAAGTTGGCAGCGAGCGGCAGGTTGATTTCCACTTGCAGCCCTTCGCCGAGGCGGGTGCGCTGCAAATACACGTACGCCTCCACGAAGCGCATTTCCTCGGCCAGTGTCACCACTTCCTGCTCCTGGCTGTCAAGAACGTAGCGGTAGACTTTGGCCAGCTGGCGGACGAAGCGCGAGGCGCGGGCGGGGTCTTCTTCCTCGATGAGAGACGTCAGGGCGTTCAGCGAGTTGAAGAGAAAGTGCGGGTCTACTTGGCGGCGCAAGGAGTCGAGGCGAGCTACGGCGTTTTCCTTTTCCACCCGCTCGACCCGGATGGCCGCTTCGCGCCAATTCAGGAAGAAAGAACGACTGTGGTTGAACAGCGAAATGATAATGGTAATGCCTAAGGGTATCAATACCTGGCCGTACATCTGCGGCCGCCACAGCAGCGCCAACGACTGGTGCGAAAGCAGTAGATAAGCCGCCTGAATTACTAGAACAACCAGCACCGACCCACCTACTTGCAAAGCCACAGTGACCAGAATCCGGCGTAAAGGCCGCTCGGCCCACGAAATATGGGTATTGAGCCATTCTACTGCCAACCAGTTGACAAACCACAGCCCGGCGCTGTAGGCAAAGGTGATAATAAACGTGAAGGCTAGGCGCTTTCCATCCGTCAGGGCTCCCGGGTTCAACACCACCGTGAGAAAGGCCGAAATAAGCACCAACATCCGGAACGCTTTCCAGGTAGTCGCCCATGAATTTGAGATGGACTGGTAACCAGTGGTAAGCTGCGAAGAGGAGTTGGATTGCGCCACGGACAACGGCCAAGAAGTTTCCATCAAAGTAAATGAAAAGACCCATTGGGGAAGCATCACGTAATGAGCCGCTTTTTCCCAACGGGTCAGCCAGTATTAGTTGGAAGCCGTTTTCGCGGCACTTTCCGCCAACAAATTCTTGACGTTTGCTTCGCCCCAATTTGGGCTCAGTACCGTGGCCGGCCGGAACGTAGCGAACAGCGCCATTGCCTTTTCGTAGTGCGGCTTGGCAGCCGCCATTCCGCCCCCAAACATTTTGGGCCGGAAGTTGAAGTCGTTGCCCCGCACCAAGTACACGCGCGGATTTTGCGGATTCGCTTTTTCGGCCTGTCCAAGGCTTTCCCCTACCATCGCCGTGTACTTCATAGCCCGCGCCATCGGCGACACCATAATGCGGCCCTGGTAGAGGTAGGCCTGCATTACGCCTAGCTCCGACGCATCGGCCGCCGGCAAAGCCCGCGCCTGGTCTAGCGCCGTTTGGGCCTGATCGAAGTATTTGTCTTGCTGCTCGCTGTCTTTAGTAAGGAAACCCAACCGCACGTAGCCATACGCCTGATAATAGCGCGGCAACCAGTCGTTGGCCGCTACGGCCGCCGCCCGCTCGAACTTGCTGATGGCTTGTTGGGTAGCCGTGGGGTTGCTGGAACTCAGCATTTCCTTGATGGTGGCGGCCATCATTTGCGAGTATACATCGGTGGTAGCAGTAGCCGTTGTGGGCGTGTCGATAGCAGGCGTCTGCGCTACGGCGGCGAAAGAAGCAGCGCAGAGGACGAAGGCAAGGAAAGGCTTTTTCATGATGCGGAAGCAGTTGAAGTGGTGTATGGCGTTTGACTGTTGTAAAGGTGCACGCCCCCGCTCCCCAAGGAAATTCACGGTTACTGAAGCGTCGGATCATCAGGATGAAGCGTAGCGCGGAGGCACCTATACAATTTGTCAATTCGCTAAGATGGCCTCAATGCTAGCGCCATGAGGGAATTTCAGCTTTGGTGCTAGAGATTTAGACATCTAGTTCCTTGCAGATGAGGAGCTAGGGGTAGCTGACTTGCCGTTGCCAAACTACTCGTCATGCTGAGCGGAGCCGAAGCATCTCGCTCGACTCGTTTGGTTAGCACCACAACCTCAGCATGCGAGATGCTTCGGCTCCGCTCAGCATGACGCTCGGGGTAAACAACCCCTCCTGACCCCTCCTCATCTGAGAGAAACTAGTCTGCTAAACCGTAGATATTAAGTGGAGCAACCTTACTCGGGCCGTTCGTTCACGTCGCCGGGGTTTTTCTTGTTTATCGACACGAATACCCCCACGAACAGCATACGCGGAGCCGTGGGCGTCACGGCGACGCGGTTGAACTGGCCGCTAGCATCGGGGGTGCTGGCGTAGCGGTAGCCGTACACGTTTTGGCGGCCAAGCACGTTGGAGGTGGAGATGTGGACGATAGTGAATTGACCGAACAAACGGGTGAGGTAGCTAGCGTTCAGGCTTACATCCTGATAAGTAGGCAGCACGCCTTGGTTGTACCCTTCCTGGTTGAGGTCGTGGTAGCGGCGCGGGCTGCCGTAGGAGGCAGTAACCCCAAAGAGCGTGTTGAGCTTAGGCACCCAATACTTGCCCACGACCGATACGTTGTGCCGGGCAGCAAACGTGGGTACGGCGCTTACGGGGTCGGCGCGGTATTGGCGGCGGGTGTCAAGGAAGCCGTAGCTCACCCAATACTCCAGGTTCTTCACTGTTTTCCGGTCGCGCCAAAGCACGTCGAGGCCGCGAGCGTAGCCAGTGCCGCCGTTATCGTAGGTGGCGGCATTGCGCATGTCTTGGCCATCGTAGCGGGTAAGGTGGCTGTAGGTTTTGTGGTAGGCTTCGGCTTGCAGCAGCTTGCCGTCGTGGTTGTATTGGTAGGTGAGCACCGAGTGCGTGGCTTGCTCGAAGCGTAGGTTGGGCTGCACCAGCAGCAAACTGTTGTCGGGGGTTTGGTAGAAGCGGCCGTAAGCACCCGAAACCGAGCTATGCTCGCTCGTCTGATAAGCCAAGGCTAGTCGGGGAGCCGCGTTGACTCGGTCAAGTAGCGCCGAGTATTCCACGCGGCCGCCAACCCGGCCGGCCAGCCGGTCGCTTAGTTGAAAATCCGATTCCACGAAGCTAGCCGCGCGCTTTTCCGTGAAGCTGGTTTCGTAGCGAGTATCGGCGTCAGTGGCGCGGGGCTGGTACTGCTGCGTAACTTGTTGCCCGAGGCCTTCTACTCCAAGCTTGAGGTTCCAGCGGGAGCCCGCCGAATCGTTGGTGAGCACCACCCGGCCTACCAGGGCTTGCTCTAAGGTGCGTAGCCGCAATGTGTCGGGTTGCACGTCTTTATCGTCGCGCGACAGTGCTATGCCGGTTTGGATGCTCCAGCCGCGGCGCAAGGGGCTACGGAAGGTGGTGTTGAGGTAGCCGTTGCCGTTTCGTAGCGCCACGGTTTGTTGGCCGGCTGGCTCGGGGCTAGGCTGGCGGATAGCGAGGCATTGGGCGCTCCAGGTACCGTAAACTTTCAGCATACCTGCCTGCCCGGTGCGGTGACTTAGCTTGACGGAACCGCTGCCTGAGCGGGGCGCCTGCACCCACTCCACATTTTGCGGCATCAGCCCGGTGTAGGGCATCAGGTTGGTGTAATCAGCCGATACATCCAACGAAGTTTGCTCCCACCGCTTGGTCCGCGAAGCCCCCACAAACAAGTTGGATACCGATACCCCCGTTTGCGTTTCTTGTGACAAATCCGTCGAATTCAGCAGCAGCACGCCCGACAAGGCCTGTCCATATAGCGCCGAGTAGCCGCCCGTGCTGAACACCGTGCCCCGAAACAGTGTGGGCGAGAATCGTCCTCGTGCGGGCACCGCGGGCACCGACCCGGCGTAGAAGTTCTGCACGGGCAGGCCGTCCATATACACTTTGGTTTCGTTGGCAGCCCCGCCGCGCACGAACAGCATGCCGTCCTCCCCTACTCGGGTGGTGCCCGGCAGGGTGTTGAGCGCACCCGACACGTCGGCTAGCGCACCAGCAGTGGTTTGAATGTCGCGGGTGTTGAGGGCGGCGGAACGCTTCTCGTCACTGGCCTCGAAAGCTCCGGCTGTCACCACCACCGAGCCCAAGGCATGCGGAGTGCCTTCCAGCTTCAAGCTCAGCTTCAGTGGCTGCCCGTTCAAAGTCAGCGGCAACTCCTGCGGCTGATACCCCAACAAGCTCAACACCAGCGTAGCCGCCCCGGCCTGCTGCGTCTCGAACTGAAACGTGCCTAAGGTATCGGTGCTGGTACCGTCGAAAGTGCCGCGCAAAAACACATTGACGCCCGGCAGTGCTTGGCCCGCCGCGTCGCGGACGATGCCGCTGAGATTGGTGGCAGATTGAGCGTACAGCCCTGCGGTGGGGGCTAATAGCAGGAACAGTGAGAGTAGTAGACGTTTCATGGCAGTAGCAGCGAAGTGACACTCAAATGTGAGCTACTGCTTAAGCCAATGAAATTTGCGGTTACCGAAGTGCCAGATTATGGAGATGAAGTGTAGGAAAACCTACTTATCAACTCATCCCGCTCCGGATGCAGTGATTCAGCAGTTTACATTAATTCCTCAGCTACTAAGTACTGATATTGGTAAGCGCCTGGAATAGTAATGTCAATAAGCTCCTCCCTATCTTGTGTCGGCTTATCTACCCACCACTGCTATGCACATTGCTTCCCTCAACGTTGGTTTGCCTCAAGAATATGTTTGGAATGGCAAGACCGTACGAACCAGCATTTTCAAGCAACCTACCTCGGAGCTAGTGCAGGTGTATACAGAGCACTTGGCGAATGATGGGCAGGCCGACCTCCACGTGCACGGCGGTCCTGACAAAGCCGTGTATGCGTATCCGCAAGAGCATTATGCGTTCTGGCAAGAGTACTTGCCCGCCGAAAAACTAGTGCCCGGAGCTTTCGGCGAGAACCTGACCACTGTTGGCCTACTGGAAAAGGATGTGCGGATAGGCGACTTATACCAGATGGGCACGGCCGTGCTGATGGCTTTTCAGCCGCGCCAACCCTGCTTTAAGTTGGGTATTCGGCTGCAGGATGACAGCATGGTGCAGCGCTTCGAGAAGTCGCGGCGCAGTGGCATCTATTTCCGGGTGCAGCAGGAAGGCGTGGTGCAAGCCGGCGACGTCATCACACTAGTGCAGCGTTCCACCTACAACGTTACCATTCAGGACATAGTTGACAACGGTAGCGTAGAAACCCCCGATCCGCACAAGATTCAGGAAATCTTGGACATGCCGTATCTGACGGTGTCTTGGCGCAAGCGCTTCACGCTGATGCTAGAAGGAAGCCGTTGATTTTTGTTGGATGACGTAAGTACTTCGGAAAGCTTGTTGCCCGCTTTAGCGCGTGCAGCAGCTTGGTTCGAGTTACTTGGCATCTACTTCAATCCACTTTATGAGCACTTTCTTTCGCCGCATTTTTCAGGTTATTGATGGCAACAAGAAGTTCGTCGGCGACGGCTTCGATGTAACTAGCCCGATGCCAGGGCCGCGTATCCGGCAGCTTAGCCCCTACCTGCTTATCGACCACACCGGCCCGATGCAAGTAGCGCCCACCGATGCGCCGTTGGGTACGCCGCCGCACCCGCACCGCGGCTTCGAAACCGTAACGGTGGTGTACGAGGGCGCCCTGGCCCACCGCGACACCGCGGGCCACAGCGGCACCCTCGGCCCGGGCGACGTTCAGTGGATGACGGCCGGCGCGGGCCTCCTGCACGAAGAGCGCCACGAAAAAGAGTTTGCCCGGCAAGGCGGCACACTGGAACTGCTGCAACTGTGGGTGAACGTGCCCAAAAAGGACAAGCTGGCCCCGCCCCGCTACCAGAATATTCGGAGCACCAGCATTCCTAGCCTGTCCCTGCCTGGTGGCAACAGTAGCATCCGCGTTATCGCCGGCGACTACGAGAATCTTACCGGCCCCGCCGAAACTTTCTCGCTCATCACGCTGCTGGACGTGCATCTGGCTCCCGGCGTGGAAACTACCCTGCGCCTGCCAGCCGACTACAACGTGGGCATTTATGTAGTGAAGGGTGCCATTACGCTGCACGGCAACCGGCCCGCTGTCATCAAACAACTGGTGGTGTTTGGTTGGGACTCGACCGACATTCAAGTCAGGGCCACCGAGGAAACAGTTTTACTGGTTTTGGCCGGAGCACCCATCGAGGAACCACTGGCAACGTACGGCCCCTTCGTGATGAACACCAACCAGGAATTGGTACAAGCCATTGCCGATTTTGAAAGTGGCGGCATGGGCAAGTTTCCGGAAGATGAGTAGCTGGCAGGTGCTTGCTGAGCTAAATTGACAGTGGTTGCGGGTGGGACCGAGAATGTATATCTAGCATCGTCGCTCCTTTCGGTGGAACGGCAGTTTGATTCTCAAGGCCCTCCGGTTCCATCCGCGTTTCAGCTGCCGTGCTGCAGCATGGTTCCACTTCATCCATACGCCCCGTGTCCAGCCCGTATGCTCCTCTGCTTGCCCACATTGCCCGGTACGTAGCGCTAACTCCCACCGAAGCTGACCTGCTCCAAACGTACCTGACGCGGCAAACCATTGCCCGCAAAGAGCATCTGCTCAGCGAAGGCCAAGTATGTACGGCTAACTACTTTGTACTGCGAGGCTGCCTCCGTACTTACCTCGTCAACGAAAAAGGCAGCGAGCAAACCATCTTGTTTGGCATCGAAAACTGGTGGCTAACCGATTATGCCAGTCTCGATATGCAGACGCCGTCTCAGTTCTTTATTCAGGCGGTAGAAACTACCGAGGTGGTGCTTTTCGAAAAGCGGGTGCAAGAGGAAGTGCTACGTCAGTTGCCGCAGCTAGAGCGGTATTTCCGCATCCTGCTGCAGAAGTCGGCGGCGGCAGCGCTGTTTCGGATCAAATTTCTCTTCAGCTTGTCGGGGAGGCGCGCTACTATCATTTCAACAGCGCTTTTCCGGGGTTTGTGCAGCGGGTGCCGCAGTATATGTTGGCTTCTTATCTAGGCTTTACGCCGGAATTTCTCAGCAAAATCAGGGCAAAGGTGGGCCACGAGTAAAACCGTCATTTCTTGAACTAGATTAAGTGGATTCCGTTGGCCACCTCGGACATTTGAGGCATACTTCAACCCACTAAAGTTCATGAAGATGCGTCTCAACATCCAGCAAACCGAACCCGAAGCCTACAAAGCCATGTATGCGTTAGAGAAGTACCTAAGCTCTTCTAAACTCAGCGGCACGCACAAAGAATTGATTAAGATGCGGGCCTCCCAAGTAAATGGCTGCGCCTACTGCCTCAATATGCACTCCCGTGACGCGCGCAAAGCCGGCGAAACCGAGCAACGCCTGTATCTGCTATCTGCCTGGCGCGAAACTACCTTGTTCACCCCCGAAGAGCAAGCCTTGCTGGCTCTCACCGAGGAAGTAACGCTCATCGGTCAGCACGTGTCCAATGCCACCTATCAGCAGGCCGCTGCCTTGTTTGATGAGCACTATTTGGCGCAGGCCATCATGGCCATCGTCACAATTAACGCCTGGAACCGCATTGCCATTACAACGGAAATGCCCTTGGAAGCCTAAAAACGGAGCAGTTGACTTGCTTGCCCCTTGCGGACTTTCCTCGAACCTTCTCTCACTGAAAAGCAAACTGCCTGCACACAACGGCGCCCATACCGCAATGGTATGGGCGCCGTTGTGTGCAGGCAATTTAGTTAACTATCGGGCTCTTAGAAGTCTATTGCCCGATTTCGTTTCAGCTAATGAGTCTGACTAACAGATACCTTAGTCGGCGTTGCCGGTAGCACCATCGTCGGTGAATTCGCCCTCGTTATTGGGGTTGTGCACGGTGGACTCGGCCACTTCTTGGTTCAGGGCCACGTCTACGGGAGCTTCAGCGTTGGGAGCTGTTGGGCTGCCCGAGGCTTTGGCACCACCTTTACCAGTCAGGAACGACCAGTCTACCTTGCCTTTGGTTAGGTAATAAGCACCAGCGGTTACGGCCGCTACGCCCACCCCTACCAAAGCATTTTTCTGCTTTTTGGTTAGGTTCAGGTTTTTCAGGTTAGGCAGGTTGCCGAGGCCATTTGCTTTTTTGGACTTGTTTTTTTTCTTAGCCATGAGGTAGAGCTGAGAGCTTGATTAAGAATGAAGGCTTGGTAGAGAAGGCCTGTTACGAAGGTGTGACAGGTGGTCGTCGGTAAGCAGTAGAATGCGCAACAACCCTTCCCGACCGCGCTGTAGGTGAATTTATACGGCAGCAGCGGCAGTTGTGATGCCGATTTTCTGAATCAATGCACTGTTTCTGGCTCACTGGCTCCTAAAAGCGTCGCCCTCTGCGACTTCCCAAAAATGGGCTTGAGTTTTAGGAAGCTGGCAATGGTTTGGCAGCTGGTCCTACAAACTTGCCCAAAGGCCGGCTCGACTATAACTTAATTAGCTGCCGAAGAGTAAGGAAAGCCGCCTTTCAAGAAAGCTTTCTATCCGAACCTCTTACGAATTCATGCAGCTACGACTTGTTGTTTTATCTATCCTGTGGGGTATGCTGATGAGCCCGGCAATAGCGCAAACCGTTACGGGTCCGCAGGGCGAAAAATTCACGGAGCGGATAGTGGCCCGCCAACTCAGCGACCCGTGGGAAATAACGTACGGCCCCGACAACTTCCTGTGGATGACCGAGGCCAAAGGATACCGCGTCAGCCGCGTTGACCCGGCCACGGGCAGCCGCAATGTGTTGCTGGACCTGAGCAAGGAGCGCCACTTTCCGCGCTACGACAAGATTCCGGACTCAGTAGATGGCGGCAAACCCTGGCCGCAAGGCGGCCTGATGGGGTTGGCACTGCACCCGCAATTGCTGCAAGGCCAGCCCTACGTGTACCTCACTTACATCCATTCGTTTGAGGGCGCCAACCAGCCCGGCAAGGGCAGCCGCCCCAACCACGGCGGCAACTTCTTCACGGCCCGTTTGGTGCGTTACGAGTATGATGTCGCCAGCCAAACCTTGCGGCGCCCTCTCGTGCTCTGCGACACCATCCCGGCCAGTAACGACCACAACGCCGGCCGCCTGCTGATAGCTCCGGTTGCCGGCCGCAACTACTTATTCTATTCGGTAGGCGACCTAGGCGCCGGTCAGTTCGAAAACGGTGGCCGCCCCAACCACGCCCAAAGCATCAGTTCCTACGAAGGGAAAGTACTGCGTTTCAACCTCGCGCCCGATGCCGACGCCACTCCGCAGACCCGCTGGATTCCGAACGACAATCCGTTCAGCACCAAACGGCAAAGCGCCGTATGGAGCACTGGCCACCGCAACGCCCAAGGGCTGGCGTATGCCGTAGTAGGCGGCACGGGTCGGCTGTACGCATCGGAGCACGGGCCGTTTTCGGATGACGAACTCAACCTCGTCGAGAAAGGAAAGAACTACGGGCATCCGTTGGTGTTGGGCTTTGCCGATGGCAACTACAACGGGTTGGCCGCAGCAGCTTCCGAACACACTGATTTGCCCGGTCCCTGGCACACCACCTACCCCACCATCGGCAGCGAGCAAGCTAACGCCAACGCTCTTGGCGCCACGTACCGCGACCCGCTAGCCACGCTCTACCCACTCAACCACGACTTTCTGACTACGGTACTCACTCGCACCCGCGCCCACGACCCCGACGAACCCACTTGGAATTCGGAAGCGCCTAGCAGTTTGGCGGTATACACGGCTACGGCCATTCCGGGCTGGCAAAACTCTCTTCTGATTCCGACCCTGAAACGCGGCAAGCTGGTGCGTCTCAAGCTAAACGACAACGGCACCGCCGTGGCTAGCGACACGATGATGTACTTCAAAGCTCCCGTCCGTTACCGCGACCTAGCCGTTTCGCTCGACGGCACCAAACTTTACCTCGCCACCGACAGTGCCACCATCACGTCTGGTCCCTCGCAGGATGCACCTAAGGGCACGGTGTGCAAGGGCTGCATTCTGGAATACACGTATGTAGGCGGCGGCTTGGCTACTAACCCATCGGTGGCTGACCGAAAAACGCCGAGCCCGGAAATGGCCTTGCGGGAAGCCACAACTATGGTGCAGAAACTGAAGCCAAAGGACCGCCGCGTGAAGCGCGCTGGTTTGCCGCCAGCTCAGCGCCCGATGTTTGATTTGCTGCTCAAGCCCGTCCTGACCGCTCAGGAAAAAACCGAGGCGCAGCAAAATGCACCTGCCTTGCTGACCGGGCTCCGGCAGCAGATGTAAGCACCACAAGCTATTGTGCCGTAGTGCGGTACATGACGTCGGTTCGGAGTACGTATTTCACCCCTTGTGTTACTTCGCTGCCCTCGTGGTAGAGGCTATGCAAAAAGAGTAGCGCCATGCCCTGTTTCGGCTGCACTCGCAGACCTTGGAAAGTGGTGTCGCCACCTTGAAAGTTGTCGTTCAAGTAGATCATGAAAGTGAAATAGCTTGACTCCAACTCATTGCGGATATAGCTCTCGTCATAGTGGCCTTTAAATTGGTGCCCACGCTGGTAGCGGTAGAACCGGAACAGCTCGTTGAGGCCAATGGCGTTGCTGTTGCCTATTTGG contains:
- a CDS encoding flavodoxin family protein; its protein translation is MPLVVLGSARQAGDTQHLVERVLADIPHTLVNLLDWPVAPYNYQNDYPSDDTFPQLAELMIGHQVLVFATPVYWYSMSGVMKQFFDRFTNLTDIHKQLGRQLAGKHAFLLAVGSDKELPEGFEVPFRRTVEYFKMTFSGTLYQSLKQPFPEETAHQFAQQLRDLR
- a CDS encoding sensor histidine kinase — its product is METSWPLSVAQSNSSSQLTTGYQSISNSWATTWKAFRMLVLISAFLTVVLNPGALTDGKRLAFTFIITFAYSAGLWFVNWLAVEWLNTHISWAERPLRRILVTVALQVGGSVLVVLVIQAAYLLLSHQSLALLWRPQMYGQVLIPLGITIIISLFNHSRSFFLNWREAAIRVERVEKENAVARLDSLRRQVDPHFLFNSLNALTSLIEEEDPARASRFVRQLAKVYRYVLDSQEQEVVTLAEEMRFVEAYVYLQRTRLGEGLQVEINLPLAANLEELLVPPLAVQLLLENALKHNATSQKQPLYIHITLDAAARQLVVRNALRYRRVPDEESTGLGLPNLSARYAFLTSRPVTVTKTETEFTVTLPLLEVSAL
- a CDS encoding LytR/AlgR family response regulator transcription factor: MTVLILEDEYPAAERLQRLLLEAAPEAQVLASLDSVASALAWLAAHPAPDLILSDIQLADGLSLEVFEQTLVRSPVIFTTAYDAYAIRAFKANSVDYLLKPVKLTELQVALTKLREWRSPAASPQAAGIADDTARRLERLLDSLPRPDRQYKTRFLVRSGEQLLPLAVEQIAWFQSRHENTTLVATDGRRFVVDYTLEQLESLLDPRQFFRLNRQFIAQLAAVQRLHSHFNGKLLLDLQPAPTEEVLVSREKANAVKQWLEG
- a CDS encoding LytR/AlgR family response regulator transcription factor gives rise to the protein MRALIVEDEPLAARRLAELLKKQALRVEVVGTAESVAEAEALLQTLRPAPDVLFLDIHLADGLSFELFERLEIRIPVVFTTAYDKYALRAFKVNSVDYLLKPIDPEELTAALTKLQQLREAATPTFDAALLARVLQQAQPAKEYKSRFVVRVGEHLKAIPVEQIAYFASLEKVTLLHTREGRRFVVDYTLEQLEQMLDPTEFFRLNRAYLAHADAIHDIIHYTNSRLQTILKPTAPEGETVLVSREKVAAFKAWLDR
- a CDS encoding DoxX family protein, with the translated sequence MKPLFVLLGTFLLSLGATRLVGGNPNYLLAGNVAMAVMLLFTGAAHFTLTKGMTLMLPEWLPGRKAWVYFTGIVELVAAAGLLVPASRLLVGWSLIVFFGLVLPGNIHAALHHINYQTGTTDGPGPRYLWFRIPLQLLFIVWTWYFSVYLPAAPTFAGLSH